Proteins found in one Tsukamurella paurometabola DSM 20162 genomic segment:
- a CDS encoding HNH endonuclease signature motif containing protein — protein sequence MTAWIVPVSSKYPDNLAYGVEKGYWDLTVSKEIKQGDEVYFWLTQGGSLIGAGFATSDSRPIVRADGTRLADVQPQWAGNQEYQARFDFEPYSLSPLERPTAADLLVALGFGATQTSYFHQAFPAATAEGEQYLRRCFAATEHVDVNLPQSGWSIEDAAAEQRYVLVKRIDRSGQGRLREDLIKEFSGRCVVSGCAVEAAVEAAHLVEVRDLNINDSWNGVLMRADIHRLFDAALLGIDADLRVVVDSSLEGTEYWSFRGQKLILPKGTRNKQRTSAFERRRVAKFPASPVGA from the coding sequence ATGACGGCGTGGATTGTTCCAGTATCGTCAAAATATCCGGACAACCTGGCTTACGGAGTCGAGAAGGGGTATTGGGACCTTACGGTTTCCAAGGAAATCAAGCAGGGAGATGAGGTCTACTTCTGGCTCACACAGGGTGGGTCGCTCATCGGAGCCGGGTTTGCGACTTCGGATTCTCGCCCGATCGTCCGAGCAGACGGCACTCGGTTAGCGGACGTCCAGCCTCAGTGGGCGGGTAACCAGGAGTACCAGGCCAGGTTCGACTTCGAGCCGTATTCGTTGAGTCCCTTGGAGCGCCCCACGGCGGCGGACCTCTTGGTCGCGCTGGGGTTTGGCGCTACCCAGACCTCGTACTTCCATCAGGCTTTCCCGGCGGCGACAGCAGAGGGCGAGCAGTACCTCCGCAGATGTTTCGCTGCGACGGAACACGTCGACGTGAACCTTCCTCAGAGCGGTTGGTCTATCGAGGACGCCGCCGCTGAACAGAGATACGTGCTTGTGAAGCGGATTGATAGAAGTGGACAGGGACGCCTGAGAGAGGATCTCATCAAGGAATTCAGTGGGAGATGCGTCGTGAGCGGATGCGCAGTCGAAGCCGCCGTGGAAGCCGCGCACCTCGTCGAAGTTCGCGACCTCAATATCAACGACTCGTGGAACGGTGTGCTCATGCGCGCAGACATTCATCGATTGTTCGATGCCGCGCTGTTGGGTATCGACGCCGACCTGCGTGTGGTCGTGGATTCGTCGCTCGAAGGAACCGAGTACTGGTCCTTCCGTGGTCAGAAGCTGATCCTGCCCAAGGGGACGCGAAACAAGCAACGTACATCGGCTTTCGAGCGGCGCCGAGTAGCGAAGTTTCCTGCGTCGCCAGTGGGTGCCTGA
- a CDS encoding fatty acid--CoA ligase: MAERILPLQSTMQDEQLSLATLLKHATTWYADTSEVATWTPEKTTRMSFGELGREAARLANALKALGVQPGDRVGTFQWNNNEHMTAYAAIPAMGAVLHTVNIRLFPNQITYIANHAEDQVLITDGSLIPQLNAALDGMTTIKHIVVVDGDTGAVEAPSGVQVHAYRDLLDAQPDTYDWPDIDERAAAAACYTSGTTGDPKGVMYSHRSIWLHSTSVCASYGLGLGPNDTVLPIVPMFHAMSWGTPFGALMSGASLILPDRYLQPEPMTRLLAEERPTVSAAVPAVWIGIVNHLASHPQDISHLRHIACGGSAVPLSLAKTLQDKHGVQMVQAWGMTETSPIASIAWPPVGVTGDDAWAYRNTQGRFLPGVEGRLVDDLGEPVPNDGESLGEVQVRGPWITGRYYSPDGAEPVGPEKFENGWLRTGDIGKLSADGYVTLVDRSKDVIKSGGEWISSVDLENEVMAHPSVLEAVAIGVPDPKWDERPLVAVVLQPGHTVTVAELREHLAGRFAKWQIPDNWSFIAEVPKTSVGKFDKKVLRAQHADGDLDVLTD, from the coding sequence ATGGCCGAGCGGATCCTGCCCCTACAGTCCACGATGCAAGACGAGCAGTTGTCGCTCGCGACACTGCTCAAACACGCCACCACGTGGTACGCGGACACCTCCGAGGTCGCGACCTGGACACCCGAGAAGACCACCCGGATGAGCTTCGGCGAGCTCGGCCGCGAGGCGGCGCGACTTGCCAACGCGCTGAAAGCACTCGGCGTGCAGCCGGGCGACCGGGTGGGCACCTTCCAATGGAACAACAACGAGCACATGACCGCCTACGCCGCGATCCCCGCGATGGGCGCCGTCCTGCACACCGTGAACATCCGGCTGTTCCCGAACCAGATCACTTACATCGCCAACCACGCCGAAGACCAGGTGCTCATCACCGACGGCAGCCTGATCCCGCAGCTCAACGCGGCGCTCGACGGTATGACCACGATCAAACACATCGTGGTGGTCGACGGCGATACCGGCGCGGTCGAGGCACCTTCGGGCGTACAGGTGCACGCCTACCGCGACCTGCTCGACGCCCAGCCCGATACCTACGACTGGCCCGATATCGACGAACGAGCGGCCGCCGCAGCCTGTTACACCTCGGGCACCACCGGTGATCCCAAGGGCGTCATGTACAGCCATCGCAGTATCTGGCTGCATTCCACCTCGGTGTGCGCGAGCTACGGTCTCGGCCTCGGTCCGAACGACACCGTGCTCCCGATCGTCCCGATGTTCCACGCCATGAGCTGGGGTACGCCGTTCGGTGCTCTCATGTCCGGTGCCTCGCTGATCCTGCCGGACCGGTATCTGCAACCCGAACCGATGACGCGCCTTCTCGCCGAGGAACGTCCTACGGTATCGGCCGCCGTCCCGGCGGTATGGATCGGGATCGTCAATCATCTCGCCTCGCACCCCCAGGACATCAGTCACCTGCGCCACATCGCCTGTGGTGGTTCGGCGGTCCCGCTGAGTCTGGCCAAGACGCTCCAGGACAAGCACGGCGTGCAGATGGTGCAGGCCTGGGGGATGACCGAGACCTCGCCGATCGCGTCCATCGCCTGGCCACCGGTCGGTGTCACCGGCGACGACGCGTGGGCGTACCGGAATACGCAGGGCCGCTTCCTTCCCGGCGTCGAGGGTCGCCTCGTCGACGATCTGGGCGAGCCCGTTCCCAATGACGGGGAATCGCTCGGCGAGGTTCAGGTCCGGGGCCCCTGGATCACGGGCCGCTATTACAGCCCCGACGGTGCCGAGCCCGTGGGACCGGAGAAGTTCGAGAACGGCTGGCTGCGCACCGGCGACATCGGCAAGCTCTCCGCCGACGGCTACGTGACTCTCGTCGACCGGTCCAAGGACGTCATCAAATCCGGCGGCGAATGGATCAGCTCCGTCGATCTCGAGAACGAGGTCATGGCGCACCCGTCCGTACTCGAGGCCGTCGCCATCGGTGTGCCCGACCCGAAATGGGACGAGCGCCCCCTCGTCGCGGTGGTCCTGCAACCTGGACACACGGTGACCGTGGCCGAGCTCCGTGAGCACCTCGCCGGCAGGTTCGCCAAGTGGCAGATCCCG
- a CDS encoding DUF2075 domain-containing protein — translation MTLLRVTANRLLEEYTSQSLVESLLERMLFERGVTVAEAEQRSWSNSLPKLAADLRQGGLGGVEMLIEYKLPLSSRRADVVLAGIHPHTGEPSYVVVELKQWSSATAFEGDIRMVSVPHLGGPVLHPVAQVAGYCQYIGDFARSLRDQEDPLAGVAYLHNVTQRGAIEDLIDFPVTNAGRMFTGAETDRLLDFLRTRLAPDAHPGPAADALLNSPAAPSQQLLAVAAEEVRERQVFHLLGNQKLAVDLVLHDVERARAADTKRVIVVTGGPGSGKSAIALALLGDLARQGRTVLHATGSRSFTTTLRQVAGERAPRVKAMFKYFNQFVAAERNGLDVLILDEAHRIRETSANRFTKAMNRTGRPQVDELIAAARVPLFLLDEHQVVRPGELGSLPQIRAYAASLGLETIHIHLDDQFRCGGSERYVEWVLDLVGLSEKKAWTWTGDEGFDVRVAETPWDLERMLDDKRAEGYSARMTAGYCWSWSDPTPEKTLVPDVEIGDWARPWNSKSDRRIGDAPPSQLWATDDGGFGQVGCVYTAQGFEYDYSGVILGPDFVWRDGRFVVQRDQNKDPSLKSKKGLSDPRFDLLIRNTYKVLLTRGMSGTVLYSTDEETREALTRFVQPM, via the coding sequence GTGACGTTGCTGCGGGTCACCGCGAACCGACTGTTGGAGGAGTACACCTCGCAGTCACTCGTGGAGAGCTTGCTGGAGCGCATGTTGTTCGAACGTGGAGTGACAGTCGCCGAGGCGGAGCAGCGTTCCTGGTCGAATAGCCTGCCCAAGCTGGCCGCAGACCTCCGGCAGGGCGGACTCGGTGGCGTCGAGATGCTCATCGAGTACAAGCTTCCCCTCTCATCCCGCCGCGCTGACGTCGTGCTCGCAGGCATCCATCCGCACACCGGCGAACCGTCCTATGTCGTGGTCGAGTTGAAGCAGTGGTCGTCCGCTACCGCGTTTGAGGGTGACATTCGAATGGTGAGCGTGCCGCACCTGGGCGGTCCGGTTTTGCACCCGGTCGCACAGGTGGCCGGCTACTGCCAGTACATCGGTGACTTCGCGCGCTCGCTTCGCGACCAGGAGGATCCGCTGGCGGGTGTCGCGTATCTGCACAATGTGACACAGCGGGGTGCGATCGAGGACCTGATCGACTTCCCGGTGACGAATGCGGGCCGAATGTTCACCGGTGCCGAGACGGACCGGCTGCTTGACTTTCTGCGCACTCGGCTCGCCCCGGATGCTCACCCAGGGCCAGCGGCCGATGCGTTGTTGAACTCCCCGGCGGCGCCGTCACAGCAGCTCCTGGCAGTCGCGGCGGAAGAGGTACGCGAGCGCCAGGTCTTTCACCTGCTGGGGAATCAGAAGCTCGCTGTTGACTTGGTGCTGCACGATGTGGAACGAGCGCGCGCAGCTGATACGAAGCGAGTGATAGTCGTGACCGGTGGCCCCGGTAGTGGCAAGAGCGCAATCGCTCTCGCTTTGCTCGGTGACCTCGCTCGGCAAGGGCGGACGGTACTGCACGCCACGGGATCTCGTTCCTTCACTACGACCCTGCGGCAGGTGGCGGGTGAACGCGCGCCGCGTGTCAAGGCGATGTTCAAGTACTTCAATCAGTTCGTCGCTGCAGAGCGGAACGGCCTCGACGTGCTGATTCTCGACGAGGCGCACAGGATCCGGGAGACTTCTGCGAACCGGTTCACCAAAGCGATGAACAGGACTGGCAGACCCCAAGTCGATGAGCTGATCGCCGCCGCGCGGGTTCCGCTGTTCCTCTTGGACGAGCACCAGGTGGTCCGCCCTGGGGAGTTGGGTTCTCTTCCACAGATCCGTGCCTACGCCGCATCGCTCGGACTCGAGACGATACATATCCACTTGGATGACCAGTTCCGTTGCGGCGGAAGCGAGCGGTACGTCGAGTGGGTCCTCGACCTGGTGGGTCTGTCAGAGAAGAAGGCGTGGACGTGGACCGGAGACGAAGGCTTCGACGTCCGGGTTGCCGAGACGCCATGGGATCTCGAACGAATGCTCGACGACAAACGCGCGGAGGGCTACTCAGCCCGGATGACAGCAGGCTACTGCTGGTCGTGGAGCGACCCGACACCCGAGAAGACTCTGGTCCCAGACGTCGAGATCGGTGACTGGGCCCGCCCGTGGAACTCCAAATCCGATCGCCGCATCGGTGACGCGCCGCCCTCGCAGCTCTGGGCGACCGACGACGGCGGATTCGGGCAGGTGGGGTGTGTATACACCGCGCAGGGATTCGAGTACGACTACAGCGGCGTAATCCTAGGCCCCGACTTCGTTTGGCGTGATGGGCGATTCGTTGTCCAGCGTGATCAGAACAAGGATCCGAGCCTGAAGTCGAAGAAGGGTCTCTCGGATCCGCGGTTCGATCTCTTGATCCGCAATACGTACAAGGTTCTGCTCACCCGCGGGATGTCTGGAACCGTTCTCTACTCCACCGATGAAGAGACTCGCGAGGCGCTCACGCGCTTCGTGCAACCGATGTAA